A window from Mixophyes fleayi isolate aMixFle1 chromosome 12, aMixFle1.hap1, whole genome shotgun sequence encodes these proteins:
- the LGALS3 gene encoding galectin-3, whose product MADDGFSLDDALTGQTNTSGVQTQGQNWNNPWGGQNPGQQQYPGGGFPGQQYPGFPGQAGQQYPGAPPAGQQYPGAPPAGQQYPGAPPAGQQYPGAPPAGQQFPGFPGFPGYPAPGQTYPGAPTPGQPGQTGPVPSAPTGPLKVPHDLTLPTGLVPRLLITFQGSIAPNAKRFTVDFKKGRDICFHFNPRFDENPNVIVRNSMIREQWGKEERQGRFPFQRGQPFTLQFFCETDKLNVTVNNESICQFQHRVREFNEIKSVSISGEITLTGATATVV is encoded by the exons ATGGCAGACGATGGCTTTTCG ctgGATGATGCTTTAACGGGTCAAACTAATACGAGTGGCGTGCAAACACAGGGGCAGAACTGGAATAATCCCTGGGGAGGCCAGAACCCTGGACAACAACAATATCCAGGTGGAGGGTTTCCTGGCCAGCAGTACCCAGGGTTCCCTGGACAAGCAGGCCAGCAGTACCCGGGAGCCCCTCCGGCAGGCCAGCAGTACCCGGGAGCCCCTCCGGCAGGCCAGCAGTACCCGGGAGCCCCTCCGGCAGGCCAGCAGTACCCGGGAGCCCCTCCGGCAGGCCAGCAGTTCCCGGGATTCCCTGGATTTCCAGGTTATCCAGCACCAGGACAGACCTATCCAGGGGCTCCCACTCCAGGGCAGCCAGGACAAACGGGACCTGTTCCTTCAGCACCCACTGGTCCACTG AAAGTGCCACATGATCTTACCCTGCCTACAGGACTTGTGCCACGGCTGCTGATAACTTTTCAAGGTTCAATCGCCCCTAATGCCAAAAG GTTTACTGTTGATTTCAAAAAAGGACGTGATATTTGTTTCCACTTCAATCCTCGTTTTGATGAGAATCCGAATGTAATCGTGCGCAATTCCATGATTCGTGAACAATGGGGGAAAGAAGAACGACAAGGTCGATTTCCATTTCAGCGGGGACAACCATTCACT CTCCAATTTTTTTGCGAAACGGATAAATTGAATGTGACTGTAAACAATGAAAGTATCTGCCAATTCCAGCACAGAGTGAGAGAGTTCAACGAGATTAAAAGTGTGTCCATTAGCGGTGAAATCACCCTCACCGGGGCTACAGCAACtgtagtgtaa